Part of the Candidatus Methylomirabilota bacterium genome, CTCACCGGTCACCTCGTCTTCTCCACCCTCCACACCAACGACGCGCCCGGCGCGGTGACCCGACTGCAAGATCTGGGCTGCGAGCCCTACCTGGTGTCCTCGGTGCTGAGCGGCGTGCTCGCCCAGCGGCTCGTGCGACGCGTCTGCCCGGCGTGTCGCGCGCCCGATCATCCGGACGGGGCCGAGCTGCTGGCCATCGGGATCGCCGACATCGCCGGCGTCGAGCTCTTCCGCGGCAAGGGCTGCGACGATTGCCGGGGCACCGGCTACCGCGGGCGCATCGGAATCTACGAGCTGTTCCGGATCAACGACGAGACCCGCAGTCTCATCGTGCGGCGGGCGCCCGCCGGCGAGATCCGCCGTC contains:
- a CDS encoding ATPase, T2SS/T4P/T4SS family codes for the protein LTGHLVFSTLHTNDAPGAVTRLQDLGCEPYLVSSVLSGVLAQRLVRRVCPACRAPDHPDGAELLAIGIADIAGVELFRGKGCDDCRGTGYRGRIGIYELFRINDETRSLIVRRAPAGEIRRHAVEHGMLTLREDAWAKACAGLTTVDEILRVTQEDT